Proteins encoded within one genomic window of Sphingomonas sp. NBWT7:
- a CDS encoding membrane-bound PQQ-dependent dehydrogenase, glucose/quinate/shikimate family, which yields MMSAIIGRVYPIVLLLIALCLIVGGVWLIALSGSFYYLFSGAALLWCAWLLWFGPRERRWVYAGIIIITWTWAIWESGFSGWALMPRVIAWLVVGAWLVTPWFDRTLPPAAGVEPRWHRHANWKTFAAALLAATGVGAIAHASDPDGANPLYQAGVAASYPRSLAKAADAGSSDWRDYGNDKAGTRFSPLRQITPANVERLTVAWKAPVSTSDLSLEQGLEMTPIMVGDTLYGCNGTNDVFAIDAETGRERWRFAAAQSKGRTCRGVAFFEVPGRPGLCATRIITTTADAVLMALDAATGALCPNFGNGGRVDLLKGMTKAPAHYYYVTSAPAIVRGKIVFGGMVLDGQYWGEPSGVIRAFDATTGKFAWAWDMGRPDRSGEPRGDETYTHSTPNSWGPISADEQLGLVYLPTGNATPDFFGGRRRPFDEKYSSSVVALDARTGRLRWSFQTVRHDLWDYDVAAQPTLIDLPRSDGRIVPALVQATKTGDVYLLDRRTGRPLRAVTERKVPQAGAVPEERLAASQPFSIGLPSFRGPTLRERDMWGITPIDQLYCRIRFKQARYEGIMTPPGMKPWISLPGFVGGMDWGGVSIDVDHNVMIVNSSNIANISRLYTRAQADAANIRPAGEDAAGGDLWGPAAQAGTPYGSFTETFKSPLGMPCQEPPFGRISAVDLTSGRLIWSRPLGMAGKSAYGVPVLLPITMGTPTTGGSVTTRGGLTFIAATQDKFFRAFDTKTGALLWSSRLAHGGFAAPMTYVSPRSRRQFVVIAAGGSHGLGEAGGANLVAYALPKNGPR from the coding sequence ATGATGTCGGCGATAATAGGCAGAGTATATCCGATCGTTCTCCTGTTGATCGCCCTATGCCTAATCGTTGGCGGCGTATGGCTGATCGCCTTGAGTGGTTCTTTTTACTATCTTTTTTCCGGTGCGGCGCTGCTGTGGTGCGCATGGCTTCTGTGGTTCGGCCCGCGAGAGAGGCGTTGGGTTTACGCTGGTATCATTATCATCACCTGGACGTGGGCGATCTGGGAAAGCGGGTTTTCGGGCTGGGCGTTGATGCCGCGGGTGATCGCGTGGCTGGTCGTCGGCGCGTGGCTCGTGACGCCGTGGTTCGATCGCACACTGCCCCCTGCCGCCGGCGTGGAACCGCGATGGCACAGGCATGCGAACTGGAAGACGTTCGCCGCAGCGTTGCTGGCTGCGACCGGCGTTGGTGCGATCGCGCACGCTAGCGATCCCGATGGCGCCAATCCACTCTATCAAGCAGGCGTCGCCGCATCTTATCCGCGTTCGCTCGCGAAGGCGGCCGATGCGGGCTCGAGCGACTGGCGTGACTATGGCAATGACAAGGCCGGGACGCGCTTCAGCCCGCTTCGCCAGATCACGCCGGCAAATGTCGAACGGCTGACCGTTGCGTGGAAGGCGCCGGTCTCGACTAGCGATCTGAGCCTCGAGCAGGGGCTCGAGATGACACCGATCATGGTCGGCGATACTCTATATGGCTGCAACGGCACCAACGACGTTTTCGCGATCGATGCCGAAACGGGCCGCGAACGCTGGCGGTTCGCCGCGGCGCAATCGAAAGGGCGCACCTGTCGCGGCGTAGCGTTCTTCGAGGTGCCCGGTCGGCCGGGCCTTTGCGCTACCCGGATCATCACGACGACGGCCGACGCAGTGCTGATGGCACTGGACGCGGCGACGGGCGCGTTGTGCCCGAACTTCGGCAACGGCGGACGCGTCGATCTGCTGAAGGGCATGACCAAAGCGCCCGCCCATTATTACTATGTCACCTCCGCACCGGCGATCGTGCGCGGAAAGATCGTATTCGGCGGCATGGTCCTCGACGGCCAATATTGGGGCGAGCCGTCCGGCGTCATCCGTGCCTTCGATGCGACTACCGGCAAGTTTGCCTGGGCGTGGGATATGGGGAGACCCGATCGCAGCGGTGAGCCGCGCGGCGATGAGACGTACACCCACTCGACGCCCAACAGCTGGGGCCCAATCAGCGCGGACGAGCAACTTGGCCTCGTCTATTTGCCGACAGGCAATGCAACGCCCGATTTCTTCGGCGGACGCCGTCGCCCGTTCGACGAGAAATATTCGAGTTCGGTCGTTGCATTGGATGCGCGCACCGGGCGGCTACGCTGGTCATTCCAGACCGTCCGGCACGATCTTTGGGATTACGACGTCGCCGCGCAGCCCACGCTGATCGATCTGCCGCGCTCGGATGGCCGGATCGTCCCCGCGCTCGTTCAAGCGACGAAAACGGGCGACGTCTATTTGCTCGACCGGCGCACGGGACGGCCGCTTCGCGCCGTCACCGAACGAAAGGTGCCGCAGGCCGGCGCCGTTCCCGAAGAACGACTTGCCGCAAGCCAGCCATTTTCAATCGGCCTTCCATCGTTCCGCGGACCGACCCTACGCGAACGCGACATGTGGGGCATCACGCCGATCGACCAGCTGTATTGCCGCATCCGTTTCAAACAGGCGCGGTACGAAGGCATCATGACCCCGCCCGGCATGAAGCCGTGGATCTCGTTGCCGGGTTTCGTCGGCGGAATGGATTGGGGCGGTGTGTCGATCGACGTCGACCACAACGTCATGATCGTCAACTCGAGTAACATCGCCAATATCAGCCGTTTATACACGCGGGCACAGGCCGATGCCGCGAACATTCGACCAGCCGGCGAGGATGCGGCCGGCGGCGACCTATGGGGGCCGGCGGCGCAGGCCGGCACACCCTACGGATCCTTTACCGAAACCTTCAAGTCCCCGCTCGGCATGCCCTGCCAGGAGCCGCCGTTCGGCCGCATCAGCGCCGTTGACCTGACGAGCGGCCGGCTGATCTGGAGCCGGCCGTTGGGCATGGCCGGCAAGAGTGCCTACGGCGTCCCCGTCCTGTTACCCATCACCATGGGAACGCCGACAACCGGCGGCTCGGTAACCACGCGCGGCGGCCTTACCTTCATCGCCGCAACGCAAGACAAGTTCTTCCGCGCCTTTGATACCAAGACCGGCGCCCTGCTGTGGAGTTCACGGCTGGCGCACGGCGGGTTCGCCGCCCCGATGACCTACGTATCCCCACGCTCACGGCGGCAATTCGTCGTCATCGCCGCCGGAGGATCGCACGGCTTGGGCGAGGCCGGGGGCGCCAATCTGGTCGCCTATGCGCTACCGAAAAATGGACCACGGTGA
- a CDS encoding molecular chaperone has protein sequence MFYVGRGLRSVFVIASAVLLAPPLTAGVRVQPMSYDLSTAGNGARKDLRVENTSATPAAVEIRVERREVQPDGSDKRTPADDDFLIFPPQGTVPGNGFQTFRIQYVGDPLLKQSRLYLVTIAQLPVSATGQAGTGIQIVYNIGTLAAVSPAGAVARMEVIAVRPAVDPGFIEVTVHNAGNRYARLRNGSWLLTSGDGKTETLEGEPLRKAIDNSLIEADGTRIVRLPVSANFRREGAKASFKLALS, from the coding sequence ATGTTCTACGTAGGTCGCGGACTGCGGTCCGTGTTCGTTATCGCGTCTGCCGTGCTGCTGGCGCCGCCCCTTACGGCCGGCGTGCGTGTGCAGCCGATGTCATATGACCTTTCCACTGCTGGGAACGGCGCCCGTAAGGATCTTCGGGTAGAAAATACGTCCGCGACCCCTGCAGCCGTTGAAATCCGTGTCGAGCGCCGCGAGGTCCAGCCTGACGGTTCAGATAAGCGCACGCCGGCGGATGACGATTTTCTGATCTTCCCACCGCAAGGGACCGTGCCGGGCAACGGTTTTCAAACCTTTCGCATCCAATATGTCGGTGATCCGCTGCTCAAGCAGAGCCGCCTTTATCTCGTCACCATCGCTCAATTGCCCGTGAGCGCGACCGGCCAAGCAGGAACCGGCATTCAGATCGTATATAATATCGGCACGCTCGCAGCAGTCAGCCCTGCAGGGGCTGTAGCCAGGATGGAAGTCATCGCCGTCAGGCCGGCTGTCGATCCCGGCTTCATCGAGGTGACCGTGCACAATGCTGGCAACCGCTACGCCCGCCTTCGTAACGGAAGCTGGTTGTTGACGTCGGGCGACGGCAAAACGGAGACGCTGGAAGGCGAGCCGCTGCGTAAGGCGATCGACAATTCGTTGATCGAAGCAGATGGCACGCGGATCGTCCGGCTGCCGGTCAGCGCTAATTTTCGCCGCGAGGGGGCGAAGGCATCTTTCAAGCTCGCCTTGAGCTGA